From Posidoniimonas corsicana, one genomic window encodes:
- a CDS encoding ATP-binding protein, producing the protein MLRSRLFWKMFLAFGLVNILAAFALLRATLAWTEHRAYEQAEQHLRSTAVLMQRTYREDLDNEPSEALQQELIQLGKDSGYRLTLIDADGRVLADSSQPDLAAVLKMENHAERGEVSQAEYTNWGVAKRSSDTTGKPYVYVALRDAVDKGPSPTVRAAAMVDVIQEQIDYFRQRLWLLAMGVGAALLTVTYLVVSSIVRPVLQLNDAADAVSRGDYDQRAFVPNRDELGELASSFNHMCGELNSQFDELRRSGQRQATVLGGMVEGVIAIDSAQHVSLANKAAGNLLGFLPEKVEGRPLIEIIRNHTLHDALAEVQSNDQPQRLDIDLQGPEPRRLSVQITPLMGAESGGAVIVLHDITELRRLETIRQEFVANVSHELKTPLSSIKAYTETLLGGALHDEQHAMSFLGRIEEQADRLNALIQDLLSLARIESAEQTFDLAPVVVGEAVAACLSDYTPQADARGIRLLAESDEPQAEVVADPEGLRVILNNLVDNAIKYTPDGGSVTVGWKVVEEDYVRLSVTDTGIGIPKDQLPRVFERFHRVDKARSRELGGTGLGLSIVKHLTQSFGGSVAVESKIDHGTSFYVTLPKS; encoded by the coding sequence ATGCTCCGATCGAGACTCTTCTGGAAAATGTTCCTGGCGTTCGGCCTGGTCAATATCTTGGCCGCCTTCGCGCTGCTGCGCGCGACGCTTGCCTGGACCGAGCACCGGGCCTACGAACAAGCCGAACAACATCTCCGCTCGACGGCGGTGCTGATGCAGCGGACCTACCGCGAAGATCTCGACAACGAGCCTTCCGAGGCATTGCAGCAAGAGCTGATTCAGCTGGGCAAGGACTCTGGATACCGGCTCACGCTTATCGACGCAGACGGGCGGGTGCTGGCTGATTCGTCCCAGCCGGACTTGGCGGCCGTTCTGAAGATGGAGAACCACGCCGAGCGGGGCGAGGTGTCCCAGGCGGAGTACACCAATTGGGGTGTCGCCAAGCGCTCTAGCGACACCACCGGCAAGCCCTACGTGTACGTGGCGCTCCGCGACGCGGTGGACAAAGGCCCCTCGCCCACTGTCCGGGCGGCCGCGATGGTGGACGTCATCCAGGAGCAGATCGACTACTTCCGCCAGCGGCTGTGGCTGCTGGCGATGGGTGTCGGCGCCGCGCTGCTCACTGTCACCTACCTGGTGGTGAGTAGCATCGTACGGCCGGTCCTGCAGCTGAACGACGCCGCCGACGCGGTTTCGCGAGGCGACTACGACCAGCGGGCGTTCGTCCCCAACCGCGATGAGCTCGGCGAGCTGGCCAGCTCATTCAACCACATGTGCGGCGAGCTCAACTCCCAGTTCGACGAGCTCCGCCGCAGCGGGCAGCGGCAGGCGACCGTGCTGGGGGGCATGGTCGAGGGCGTTATCGCGATCGACTCGGCGCAGCATGTCTCGTTGGCGAACAAGGCGGCGGGCAATCTGCTAGGGTTCCTGCCCGAGAAGGTCGAGGGGCGTCCCCTGATCGAGATCATCCGCAACCACACCCTGCACGACGCGCTGGCCGAGGTCCAGTCCAACGACCAGCCGCAGCGGCTTGACATCGACCTTCAAGGACCGGAGCCGCGCAGGCTGTCTGTGCAGATCACGCCGCTAATGGGCGCCGAGTCGGGCGGCGCCGTGATCGTGCTGCACGACATCACCGAGCTCCGCCGGCTGGAGACCATCCGGCAAGAGTTTGTGGCCAACGTCAGCCACGAGCTCAAGACGCCCCTCAGCTCCATCAAGGCCTATACCGAGACCCTCCTCGGCGGCGCTCTGCACGACGAGCAGCACGCCATGAGCTTCCTGGGAAGAATTGAGGAGCAGGCCGATCGACTCAACGCCCTGATCCAAGACTTGCTCAGCCTGGCGCGGATCGAGTCGGCCGAGCAGACGTTTGACTTGGCGCCGGTGGTCGTCGGCGAGGCGGTCGCTGCCTGCCTGAGCGACTACACACCCCAGGCCGACGCCCGGGGCATCCGACTGCTGGCCGAGTCGGACGAGCCGCAGGCCGAGGTGGTGGCCGACCCGGAGGGCTTGCGGGTGATCCTCAACAACCTGGTGGACAACGCCATCAAGTACACGCCTGACGGCGGCAGCGTGACGGTCGGCTGGAAGGTGGTCGAAGAGGACTACGTGCGGCTCTCGGTGACCGACACCGGCATCGGCATCCCCAAGGACCAGCTGCCCCGTGTGTTTGAGCGGTTCCACCGCGTTGACAAGGCCCGCTCACGCGAGCTCGGCGGCACCGGGCTGGGGCTGTCGATCGTGAAGCACCTGACGCAGTCGTTTGGCGGGTCGGTAGCGGTTGAGTCGAAGATCGATCACGGCACGTCGTTCTACGTTACGCTGCCGAAGTCTTAG